In Anguilla rostrata isolate EN2019 chromosome 1, ASM1855537v3, whole genome shotgun sequence, a genomic segment contains:
- the angel1 gene encoding protein angel homolog 1 isoform X3: MIGSLLYYVLFPLTRFVHSVSAKRAKHGLVKESPSVLMNGSEVWDGGGAALQVHSEEQTTSLEQWHSVGGVPQEQAEEEEKGRDIQEEDRERVTTTQESQSEEVGDGQKKEETVMGEQKCGSDEEILRETKGKEMQEVGSPVAEGNRKRERTEEEEEEGGAKQSEEFRMVQAQVSEEDLQQKGGPSEPGPKQGAPAGSGGSDQGAGSAEADLGEQQQGISSSVLDLGALLSETNVQPWENFAQPLYTGWHFPTGSGLGEVVHCPSWQFSGMSYYPQQEMTTFEVVWRVWENLSEPHTESEPDQGAGLGPQEPFKFTVMSYNILAQDLLEANRELYQHCAPEVLAWEFRFQNILREFVKWDPDILCLQEVQENHYNEQLHPALSDLGYVCVYKRRTGTKTDGCAICFRRARFSQLSLRVVEYCRPQMEMLDRDNVGLVLLLQPISLQGSEVTMLGSPLCVANTHLLFNPRRGDVKLAQLAILLAEIDLIVKSLPLKGAGCPVVLCGDFNSVPNMPLYNFITTSQLYYHGMPAWMISGQEDLCYKMHPRRLFAPLWPSTLGITDTCQYVSDHRIDRQESGKILYDHKFLLGLRFCEAALIRPEHLELIPGVTDVTPDKPEEQPHIRRFRNTIRHGLNLRSAYSHFNSDTNRLEVTTLHADFGTTVDYIFYSTRPGGHSVGSPCHE; this comes from the exons ATGATTGGAAGTCTCCTCTATTACGTACTTTTCCCGTTAACACGGTTTGTACACAGCGTTTCAG CTAAAAGAGCAAAGCATGGTCTAGTGAAGGAAAGCCCTTCCGTCTTGATGAATGGCTCAGAGGTGTGGGACGGTGGAGGTGCAGCACTGCAGGTGCACAGTGAGGAGCAGACAACCAGCCTGGAGCAGTGGCACAGTGTGGGTGGTGTTCCTCAGGAGcaggcggaggaagaggagaaggggcGAGACATCCAAGAGGAAGACCGGGAGAGAGTGACCACAACTCAGGAGTCACAgagtgaggaggtgggggatggGCAGAAGAAGGAAGAAACCGTCATGGGTGAACAGAAATGCGGTAGTGATGAGGAGATCCTGAGAGAGACGAAAGGGAAGGAAATGCAGGAGGTGGGGAGTCCTGTGGCTGAAGGGAACAGGAAAAGGGAGCggacagaagaggaagaggaagagggaggggcaaAACAGTCAGAGGAGTTCAGGATGGTGCAGGCCCAGGTGTCTGAGGAGGACCTGCAGCAAAAGGGAGGGCCATCAGAGCCAGGACCGAAGCAGGGCGCTCCTGCAGGATCAGGAGGGTCGGACCAAGGGGCAGGGTCTGCTGAGGCTGACCTcggtgagcagcagcaggggaTATCCAGCTCAGTGCTGGACCTGGGTGCCCTCCTTTCTGAGACCAATGTGCAGCCCTGGGAAAACTTTGCCCAGCCCCTGTACACTGGCTGGCATTTCCCCACAGGCTCTGGGCTGGGTGAGGTGGTCCACTGCCCATCTTGGCAGTTTTCTGGCATGAGCTACTACCCTCAGCAAGAGATGACAACCTTTGAAG tggtgtggagggtgtgggaGAACCTGTCTGAGCCCCACACTGAGTCGGAACCTGACCAGGGAGCTGGATTGGGTCCCCAGGAGCCGTTCAAATTCACGGTCATGTCCTACAACATTCTTGCTCAGGACCTGCTGGAGGCCAACCGAGAGCTATACCAACACTGCGCCCCAGAGGTGCTGGCCTGGGAATTCCGCTTCCAGAACATCCTGAGAGAGTTTGTGAAATGGGATCCTGAT ATTCTGTGCCTTCAGGAAGTCCAGGAGAACCACTACAATGAGCAGCTCCACCCTGCCCTCTCTGACCTGG GTTACGTCTGTGTTTACAAGAGGCGCACTGGCACCAAGACGGACGGGTGTGCCATCTGTTTCCGGCGAGCGCGATTCTCCCAGCTGTCGCTCAGGGTAGTGGAGTACTGCAGGCCCCAGATGGAGATGTTGGACAGGGACAACGTGGGCTTGGTGCTGCTTCTTCAGCCCATCAGTCTCCAGGGTTCAGAGGTCACTATGCTGGGTTCGCCCCTCTGTGTGGCCAACACGCACCTCCTGTTCAACCCCAGAAGGGGCGATGTGAAGCTGGCCCAGCTCGCCATTCTTTTGGCGGAGATCGACCTGATTGTGAAGAGCCTGCCGCTTAAGGGGGCCGGCTGCCCGGTCGTTCTCTGTGGAGATTTTAACTCCGTTCCCAACATGCCCCTCTACAACTTCATCACGACCAGTCAGCTGTACTACCACGGGATGCCAGCCTGGATG ATATCGGGTCAGGAGGACTTGTGCTATAAAATGCATCCTCGGAGGTTGTTCGCCCCCTTGTGGCCAAGCACCCTTGGGATCACGGACACCTGCCAGTATGTGTCCGACCATAGAATTGACAGACAGGAGTCAG GGAAAATCCTTTATGATCACAAGTTCCTCCTTGGACTGCGTTTCTGTGAGGCTGCTCTGATTCGCCCTGAGCACCTGGAGCTGATTCCAGGTGTGACGGATGTCACTCCAG ACAAACCGGAGGAACAGCCACACATCAGAAG gttTAGAAACACTATTCGCCATGGCTTGAACCTGAGGTCAGCCTACAGCCACTTTAACAGTGACACAAACAGGCTGGAAGTCACCACCCTGCATGCAGACTTTGGGACAACGGTGGACTACATCTTCTACTCCACCAGGCCTGGAG
- the angel1 gene encoding protein angel homolog 1 isoform X1: MIGSLLYYVLFPLTRFVHSVSAKRAKHGLVKESPSVLMNGSEVWDGGGAALQVHSEEQTTSLEQWHSVGGVPQEQAEEEEKGRDIQEEDRERVTTTQESQSEEVGDGQKKEETVMGEQKCGSDEEILRETKGKEMQEVGSPVAEGNRKRERTEEEEEEGGAKQSEEFRMVQAQVSEEDLQQKGGPSEPGPKQGAPAGSGGSDQGAGSAEADLGEQQQGISSSVLDLGALLSETNVQPWENFAQPLYTGWHFPTGSGLGEVVHCPSWQFSGMSYYPQQEMTTFEVVWRVWENLSEPHTESEPDQGAGLGPQEPFKFTVMSYNILAQDLLEANRELYQHCAPEVLAWEFRFQNILREFVKWDPDILCLQEVQENHYNEQLHPALSDLGYVCVYKRRTGTKTDGCAICFRRARFSQLSLRVVEYCRPQMEMLDRDNVGLVLLLQPISLQGSEVTMLGSPLCVANTHLLFNPRRGDVKLAQLAILLAEIDLIVKSLPLKGAGCPVVLCGDFNSVPNMPLYNFITTSQLYYHGMPAWMISGQEDLCYKMHPRRLFAPLWPSTLGITDTCQYVSDHRIDRQESGKILYDHKFLLGLRFCEAALIRPEHLELIPGVTDVTPDKPEEQPHIRRFRNTIRHGLNLRSAYSHFNSDTNRLEVTTLHADFGTTVDYIFYSTRPGGTGHLQHGGLKLLGRLALLSQEDLWPMNGLPNEIFSSDHLCLLAKFQLDPDHV; this comes from the exons ATGATTGGAAGTCTCCTCTATTACGTACTTTTCCCGTTAACACGGTTTGTACACAGCGTTTCAG CTAAAAGAGCAAAGCATGGTCTAGTGAAGGAAAGCCCTTCCGTCTTGATGAATGGCTCAGAGGTGTGGGACGGTGGAGGTGCAGCACTGCAGGTGCACAGTGAGGAGCAGACAACCAGCCTGGAGCAGTGGCACAGTGTGGGTGGTGTTCCTCAGGAGcaggcggaggaagaggagaaggggcGAGACATCCAAGAGGAAGACCGGGAGAGAGTGACCACAACTCAGGAGTCACAgagtgaggaggtgggggatggGCAGAAGAAGGAAGAAACCGTCATGGGTGAACAGAAATGCGGTAGTGATGAGGAGATCCTGAGAGAGACGAAAGGGAAGGAAATGCAGGAGGTGGGGAGTCCTGTGGCTGAAGGGAACAGGAAAAGGGAGCggacagaagaggaagaggaagagggaggggcaaAACAGTCAGAGGAGTTCAGGATGGTGCAGGCCCAGGTGTCTGAGGAGGACCTGCAGCAAAAGGGAGGGCCATCAGAGCCAGGACCGAAGCAGGGCGCTCCTGCAGGATCAGGAGGGTCGGACCAAGGGGCAGGGTCTGCTGAGGCTGACCTcggtgagcagcagcaggggaTATCCAGCTCAGTGCTGGACCTGGGTGCCCTCCTTTCTGAGACCAATGTGCAGCCCTGGGAAAACTTTGCCCAGCCCCTGTACACTGGCTGGCATTTCCCCACAGGCTCTGGGCTGGGTGAGGTGGTCCACTGCCCATCTTGGCAGTTTTCTGGCATGAGCTACTACCCTCAGCAAGAGATGACAACCTTTGAAG tggtgtggagggtgtgggaGAACCTGTCTGAGCCCCACACTGAGTCGGAACCTGACCAGGGAGCTGGATTGGGTCCCCAGGAGCCGTTCAAATTCACGGTCATGTCCTACAACATTCTTGCTCAGGACCTGCTGGAGGCCAACCGAGAGCTATACCAACACTGCGCCCCAGAGGTGCTGGCCTGGGAATTCCGCTTCCAGAACATCCTGAGAGAGTTTGTGAAATGGGATCCTGAT ATTCTGTGCCTTCAGGAAGTCCAGGAGAACCACTACAATGAGCAGCTCCACCCTGCCCTCTCTGACCTGG GTTACGTCTGTGTTTACAAGAGGCGCACTGGCACCAAGACGGACGGGTGTGCCATCTGTTTCCGGCGAGCGCGATTCTCCCAGCTGTCGCTCAGGGTAGTGGAGTACTGCAGGCCCCAGATGGAGATGTTGGACAGGGACAACGTGGGCTTGGTGCTGCTTCTTCAGCCCATCAGTCTCCAGGGTTCAGAGGTCACTATGCTGGGTTCGCCCCTCTGTGTGGCCAACACGCACCTCCTGTTCAACCCCAGAAGGGGCGATGTGAAGCTGGCCCAGCTCGCCATTCTTTTGGCGGAGATCGACCTGATTGTGAAGAGCCTGCCGCTTAAGGGGGCCGGCTGCCCGGTCGTTCTCTGTGGAGATTTTAACTCCGTTCCCAACATGCCCCTCTACAACTTCATCACGACCAGTCAGCTGTACTACCACGGGATGCCAGCCTGGATG ATATCGGGTCAGGAGGACTTGTGCTATAAAATGCATCCTCGGAGGTTGTTCGCCCCCTTGTGGCCAAGCACCCTTGGGATCACGGACACCTGCCAGTATGTGTCCGACCATAGAATTGACAGACAGGAGTCAG GGAAAATCCTTTATGATCACAAGTTCCTCCTTGGACTGCGTTTCTGTGAGGCTGCTCTGATTCGCCCTGAGCACCTGGAGCTGATTCCAGGTGTGACGGATGTCACTCCAG ACAAACCGGAGGAACAGCCACACATCAGAAG gttTAGAAACACTATTCGCCATGGCTTGAACCTGAGGTCAGCCTACAGCCACTTTAACAGTGACACAAACAGGCTGGAAGTCACCACCCTGCATGCAGACTTTGGGACAACGGTGGACTACATCTTCTACTCCACCAGGCCTGGAG
- the angel1 gene encoding protein angel homolog 1 isoform X2: MNGSEVWDGGGAALQVHSEEQTTSLEQWHSVGGVPQEQAEEEEKGRDIQEEDRERVTTTQESQSEEVGDGQKKEETVMGEQKCGSDEEILRETKGKEMQEVGSPVAEGNRKRERTEEEEEEGGAKQSEEFRMVQAQVSEEDLQQKGGPSEPGPKQGAPAGSGGSDQGAGSAEADLGEQQQGISSSVLDLGALLSETNVQPWENFAQPLYTGWHFPTGSGLGEVVHCPSWQFSGMSYYPQQEMTTFEVVWRVWENLSEPHTESEPDQGAGLGPQEPFKFTVMSYNILAQDLLEANRELYQHCAPEVLAWEFRFQNILREFVKWDPDILCLQEVQENHYNEQLHPALSDLGYVCVYKRRTGTKTDGCAICFRRARFSQLSLRVVEYCRPQMEMLDRDNVGLVLLLQPISLQGSEVTMLGSPLCVANTHLLFNPRRGDVKLAQLAILLAEIDLIVKSLPLKGAGCPVVLCGDFNSVPNMPLYNFITTSQLYYHGMPAWMISGQEDLCYKMHPRRLFAPLWPSTLGITDTCQYVSDHRIDRQESGKILYDHKFLLGLRFCEAALIRPEHLELIPGVTDVTPDKPEEQPHIRRFRNTIRHGLNLRSAYSHFNSDTNRLEVTTLHADFGTTVDYIFYSTRPGGTGHLQHGGLKLLGRLALLSQEDLWPMNGLPNEIFSSDHLCLLAKFQLDPDHV; encoded by the exons ATGAATGGCTCAGAGGTGTGGGACGGTGGAGGTGCAGCACTGCAGGTGCACAGTGAGGAGCAGACAACCAGCCTGGAGCAGTGGCACAGTGTGGGTGGTGTTCCTCAGGAGcaggcggaggaagaggagaaggggcGAGACATCCAAGAGGAAGACCGGGAGAGAGTGACCACAACTCAGGAGTCACAgagtgaggaggtgggggatggGCAGAAGAAGGAAGAAACCGTCATGGGTGAACAGAAATGCGGTAGTGATGAGGAGATCCTGAGAGAGACGAAAGGGAAGGAAATGCAGGAGGTGGGGAGTCCTGTGGCTGAAGGGAACAGGAAAAGGGAGCggacagaagaggaagaggaagagggaggggcaaAACAGTCAGAGGAGTTCAGGATGGTGCAGGCCCAGGTGTCTGAGGAGGACCTGCAGCAAAAGGGAGGGCCATCAGAGCCAGGACCGAAGCAGGGCGCTCCTGCAGGATCAGGAGGGTCGGACCAAGGGGCAGGGTCTGCTGAGGCTGACCTcggtgagcagcagcaggggaTATCCAGCTCAGTGCTGGACCTGGGTGCCCTCCTTTCTGAGACCAATGTGCAGCCCTGGGAAAACTTTGCCCAGCCCCTGTACACTGGCTGGCATTTCCCCACAGGCTCTGGGCTGGGTGAGGTGGTCCACTGCCCATCTTGGCAGTTTTCTGGCATGAGCTACTACCCTCAGCAAGAGATGACAACCTTTGAAG tggtgtggagggtgtgggaGAACCTGTCTGAGCCCCACACTGAGTCGGAACCTGACCAGGGAGCTGGATTGGGTCCCCAGGAGCCGTTCAAATTCACGGTCATGTCCTACAACATTCTTGCTCAGGACCTGCTGGAGGCCAACCGAGAGCTATACCAACACTGCGCCCCAGAGGTGCTGGCCTGGGAATTCCGCTTCCAGAACATCCTGAGAGAGTTTGTGAAATGGGATCCTGAT ATTCTGTGCCTTCAGGAAGTCCAGGAGAACCACTACAATGAGCAGCTCCACCCTGCCCTCTCTGACCTGG GTTACGTCTGTGTTTACAAGAGGCGCACTGGCACCAAGACGGACGGGTGTGCCATCTGTTTCCGGCGAGCGCGATTCTCCCAGCTGTCGCTCAGGGTAGTGGAGTACTGCAGGCCCCAGATGGAGATGTTGGACAGGGACAACGTGGGCTTGGTGCTGCTTCTTCAGCCCATCAGTCTCCAGGGTTCAGAGGTCACTATGCTGGGTTCGCCCCTCTGTGTGGCCAACACGCACCTCCTGTTCAACCCCAGAAGGGGCGATGTGAAGCTGGCCCAGCTCGCCATTCTTTTGGCGGAGATCGACCTGATTGTGAAGAGCCTGCCGCTTAAGGGGGCCGGCTGCCCGGTCGTTCTCTGTGGAGATTTTAACTCCGTTCCCAACATGCCCCTCTACAACTTCATCACGACCAGTCAGCTGTACTACCACGGGATGCCAGCCTGGATG ATATCGGGTCAGGAGGACTTGTGCTATAAAATGCATCCTCGGAGGTTGTTCGCCCCCTTGTGGCCAAGCACCCTTGGGATCACGGACACCTGCCAGTATGTGTCCGACCATAGAATTGACAGACAGGAGTCAG GGAAAATCCTTTATGATCACAAGTTCCTCCTTGGACTGCGTTTCTGTGAGGCTGCTCTGATTCGCCCTGAGCACCTGGAGCTGATTCCAGGTGTGACGGATGTCACTCCAG ACAAACCGGAGGAACAGCCACACATCAGAAG gttTAGAAACACTATTCGCCATGGCTTGAACCTGAGGTCAGCCTACAGCCACTTTAACAGTGACACAAACAGGCTGGAAGTCACCACCCTGCATGCAGACTTTGGGACAACGGTGGACTACATCTTCTACTCCACCAGGCCTGGAG